From one Gossypium hirsutum isolate 1008001.06 chromosome D08, Gossypium_hirsutum_v2.1, whole genome shotgun sequence genomic stretch:
- the LOC107909065 gene encoding ADP-ribosylation factor, whose product MGQAFRKLFDTFFGNTQMRVVMLGLDAAGKTTILYKLHIGEVLSTVPTIGFNVEKVQYKNVMFTVWDVGGQEKLRPLWRHYFNNTDGLIYVVDSLDRERIRQAKQEFQAIINDPFMSNAIILVFANKQDLKGAMTPMEVSEGLGLFDIKNRKWHIQGTCALRGDGLYEGLDWLSETLKEMRAAGYSSLGASSI is encoded by the exons ATGGGTCAAGCTTTTCGCAAGCTCTTCGATACCTTTTTCGGTAACACACAGATGAGg GTTGTGATGCTAGGCCTCGACGCAGCTGGCAAAACAACTATATTATATAAGCTACACATTGGAGAAGTTTTATCAACTGTTCCCACTATCG GTTTCAATGTCGAGAAAGTTCAATATAAGAATGTGATGTTCACGGTTTGGGATGTTGGTGGACAAGAGAAACTAAGGCCACTCTGGAGGCACTACTTCAACAACACGGATGGACTG ATCTACGTTGTTGATTCCTTGGACCGAGAGAGGATTCGCCAAGCTAAACAGGAATTTCAG gCCATAATCAATGATCCATTTATGAGCAATGCTATCATCTTGGTGTTCGCCAACAAGCAGGACTTG AAAGGTGCCATGACCCCAATGGAGGTATCGGAGGGACTAGGTCTATTCGATATAAAGAATCGGAAATGGCACATACAAGGTACTTGCGCGCTTCGAGGAGATGGCCTGTATGAAGGACTAGACTGGCTATCAGAAACTCTCAAGGAGATGAGAGCTGCCGGATATTCGTCGCTGGGTGCATCATCGATCTAA